In Mixophyes fleayi isolate aMixFle1 chromosome 4, aMixFle1.hap1, whole genome shotgun sequence, the following proteins share a genomic window:
- the LOC142150519 gene encoding olfactory receptor 10A3-like: MNERNRTVVTEFLLLGFGKLHNLRILLFIVFLFIHIMALTGNVLVVVLVVFNQSLHSPMYFFLSQLSLSEILFASNIVPNMLWLILVEGGKVSVDLCIRQFYLLAAATITQCLLLAAMSYDRYVAICRPLHYAIIMTFTRQLQIVIFCWLMGFMLSLIVYIFLDELDFCGPNIINHFYCDIAPVLELSCSDTSSVELATFLESFPVVLIPFMLIIGTYISILRTILKIPSTIGRQKAFSTCSSHLTVVCMYYGTLTSIYIFPPSNNSVDANKGLSLLYTLVTPLVNPLIYSLRNHDIRRTIAKFLGTL; this comes from the coding sequence ATGAATGAGAGGAATCGGACAGTAGTCACAGAATTTCTCCTTCTGGGATTCGGAAAACTCCACAACCTCAGGATTTTACTTTTCATTGTCTTTCTGTTCATTCATATCATGGCTTTAACGGGAAATGTCCTTGTTGTTGTCTTGGTTGTGTTCAACCAGAGTCTCCATTCCCCCATGTACTTCTTTCTCAGCCAGTTGTCCTTGTCAGAAATCCTGTTTGCTAGTAATATTGTGCCCAATATGCTTTGGCTTATACTGGTGGAAGGAGGAAAAGTATCAGTCGACCTATGTATTCGGCAGTTCTATTTATTAGCTGCTGCAACAATCACCCAATGTTTGTTGTTGGCAGCCATGTCCTATGATCGATATGTGGCCATCTGTAGACCATTACATTATGCCATCATTATGACCTTCACACGACAACTTCAGATAGTCATCTTCTGTTGGCTGATGGGTTTCATGTTGTcacttattgtatatattttcttaGATGAATTAGATTTTTGTGGCCCAAACATTATTAATCATTTCTATTGTGATATCGCTCCTGTATTAGAACTTTCGTGTTCCGATACCTCATCTGTGGAACTGGCAACTTTTCTGGAATCTTTTCCTGTTGTACTTATTCCATTTATGCTCATAATTGGCACTTACATCTCCATCCTTCGAACCATCCTGAAGATCCCCTCCACCATTGGGAGacagaaagccttctccacctgcagcTCCCACCTAACCGTCGTGTGTATGTACTATGGGACCTTAACATCTATTTACATATTCCCACCAAGCAACAATTCAGTTGATGCAAATAAAGGTCTGTCTTTACTTTACACCCTGGTGACCCCATTAGTCAATCCGCTCATCTACAGTCTAAGAAACCACGATATTAGACGCACCATTGCTAAATTTTTGGGGACACTGTAA
- the LOC142151087 gene encoding zona pellucida sperm-binding protein 3-like, with amino-acid sequence MGLWVRWSWLLLVALVYGSGFGSSGEHSLVRHQRQSDDWWRNYQPSVPQWGSPRGSHVGAARPVSGWGPSVRYDGGAAQSRQLQPPQDSPIRVQCVEDKMVVTVMRDLYGNGMLVKASELSLGPCKPGSQSTDAALVFENQVQDCGSSLQVTPNWLIYTASLTYSPTSSNSVIIRSNGAVVPIQCYYPRYGNVSSNAIKPTWVPFSTTVSTEERLSFSLQLMSDDWSAPRSSSVFQLGDMFSIEASVNTLNHAPMILFIDSCVATVSPDVNSNPHYDIIASNGCLIDGKQEDSSSAFRAPRPQPDKLQFSVDAFQFVGTDVSMIYITCYLKAAEVTQAPDVMNKACSYSKSSSRWSAVEGSSDICRCCDTGTCAGQSRMWGPIHGRPRGMGKREADLHSEEHGLATLGPLLVIGADPKLAPGEELTQASRMTSDSRPLELWVLVTIGSVSLVTVVVAFVVVGKCVLKRFSYQEDV; translated from the exons ATGGGGCTGTGGGTGAGGTGGAGTTGGCTGCTGTTGGTGGCTCTGGTTTATGGATCCGGATTTGGCAGTTCCGGGGAGCATTCCTTGGTTAGACACCAGCGCCAGTCAGATGATTGGTGGAGGAATTACCAGCCCTCTGTACCTCAGTGGGGCTCTCCTAGAGGGTCTCATGTGGGGGCTGCTCGGCCTGTGTCAGGATGGGGCCCCTCTGTTAGGTATGATGGGGGAGCTGCTCAGTCTAGACAGCTGCAGCCACCCCAGGACTCCCCTATCAGAGTGCAGTGTGTAGAGGACAAGATGGTGGTGACTGTGATGAGAGACCTCTATGGGAATGGGATGTTGGTGAAAGCCTCTGAGCTGAGTCTTGGACCCTGTAAGCCGGGCTCCCAAAGTACTGATGCTGCATTGGTCTTTGAGAATCAAGTGCAGGATTGTGGAAGCAGTTTACAA GTGACTCCAAACTGGCTGATCTACACTGCCAGCTTGACCTACAGTCCGACTTCTAGCAACTCTGTCATCATAAGGTCCAATGGTGCTGTGGTTCCTATCCAGTGCTACTACCCCCG ATATGGCAATGTGAGCAGTAACGCCATCAAGCCAACATGGGTTCCATTCAGCACAACTGTCTCTACAGAAGAGAGGTTGTCCTTCTCTTTGCAGCTGATGAGTG ATGACTGGAGTGCTCCCAGATCTTCCTCTGTCTTCCAGCTGGGGGACATGTTCTCTATAGAGGCCTCTGTGAACACACTGAACCATGCCCCTATGATTCTATTTATTGACAGTTGTGTGGCCACTGTGTCTCCTGATGTAAACTCCAACCCTCATTATGATATCATTGCTTCCAATGG GTGCCTGATAGATGGTAAGCAAGAAGATTCCTCTTCTGCCTTCAGAGCCCCAAGACCACAGCCAGACAAGCTCCAGTTCTCCGTTGATGCATTTCAGTTTGTTGGGACAGATGTTTCTATG ATCTATATCACCTGCTACCTAAAAGCTGCTGAAGTCACTCAGGCCCCTGATGTAATGAACAAAGCCTGTTCCTACAGCAAGTCTTCTAGCAG ATGGTCCGCTGTGGAGGGTTCCAGTGATATATGCCGATGCTGTGACACTGGGACCTGTGCTGGTCAGAGCAGGATGTGGGGCCCTATCCATGGAAGACCAAGGGGAATGGGAAAGAGAGAAGCTG ATCTTCATTCAGAAGAACATGGACTGGCCACACTAGGTCCTCTTCTGGTGATTGGAGCAGATCCTAAACTGGCCCCTGGAGAAGAACTTACACAGGCTTCCAGAATGACATCAGATTCCAGACCTCTAGAACTGTGGGTGTTGGTGACTATAGGTTCTGTCAGTCTGGTTACTGTAGTTGTTGCTTTTGTGGTGGTTGGAAAATGTGTCCTAAAGAGATTCTCTTACCAAGAAGATGTATAG